In Spea bombifrons isolate aSpeBom1 chromosome 5, aSpeBom1.2.pri, whole genome shotgun sequence, the sequence GGCGTGTTTGGGGTGTTCCTTGTGGAGGGCGTGCACGGTATACAGGAGGAGGCATGTACACAGCACATGACGCTGGACACACGGCTCAGCCTGTGCAGTCAGAATTACAGGCTGCCTCTGAGTGTATGGGTAAGTTATCACCGCTCCATTCATAACTTGTAGGAGAAGGGAAAGACACCCTTACAGCGCTGAATTCCTGAGCTTCTGGTTTTGTTGAAAAGTCACATAGTGGGCCATTTAGTACATCGCCTTTATAATTTACTAAAAGGTCTGGTTTAAAATTACTCGCTTTTTACAACGCCATGATCTGAATGACACTAAATGTCAGGTGGGGAGTTGAATACATTGTAATACAATACACTCCTTTTTAACATACATTGTTGTTGATCTAATCTTTTTACTTAAATCCATGCATAAGAAGAGACGGCAACATATGTTTGTAATGATGACTGTGATTTATGAGGACTATAAACTCACGTCTTTTTAGTTGTGTGTGTCATTCTTTAAACGTTAGACcaataaggaaataataaagaatatttattatCCCACCTAATATACCAAACAGACCAAATCTATGTGATGTGCACAGGCTGTCTGCAAATCATTTCTAGTGTTGTGCTATAGGAGACATGCGCTATAGGAGACTATAGGCTATGGTGTTCTGCGTTCTAGTAAAAGAAAGTTATATGAGAGTTTGTTAAACCCTTCCTTCCTCACTCTGTAATGAAGTATAAACTGGTTTGTTCAGTAAGTGTGTGGTCATTTTCTGACAGCATTCATCACCTTACCATATTGCGATGGTATGACAGTGGAGTACTTCCTATAGCATGTGTTATACAAACATGGAGCTAATTGAATATcagttgcatatatatatatatatatatatatatatatggcaatgtaaaacaaaaaaaaaatctctaatcATGggtaaagtaattttttttattggtgtcATTGTGGataaggtatttttttattaagtttttaataaatacaacatTTGTCTTGGATGGGTGACAGTTTATAGTAAAAATGTTGGgagcatttaaatgaaaatttaaaaatcatttaaatgctCCCAACATTTTTACTATAAACTGTCACCCATCCAAGACAAatgttgtatttattaaaaacttaattaaaaaataccttATCCACAATgacaccaataaaaaaaaaattacttaacCCATGATTAGAGATTTGCCATGCCTGACTTTGTTATCAAGGACCTTATATTAATAGCTACAGTATGTTGTTTAAAGGGGAAAGGGTATTTGATGATGTAATGAAAGACTTTAAGGAAGGGTTAATATTCGTACGATGATTGGCAAGGAATAggttaatgaaaataatttctcTCTTAGGTTTAGACATTTCTTAAAGGAATCAGATTTTGGACCAATCTTGCAAAATTGGAAATCGTGATTTACTTCCTGTGCCTTTATTTACAGGGCAGAATAATTTTACAAACTGTGCACAATGGCATCCTTTCACAAGCAGGAGACTTGTAATTTATTCAGCTTACTTTCCCGTCAGTGGTTCAAGGTCCGTTGTGACCTCAGAAATGTTCCTTCCTTGCATGAAATTTGCCACTTTCAAGCAAATATTACAATGTTAACTTGTTACTAGATTCACTAATACTGAAAATTTTTCTCTTGGCTGTATCGACAGGTTCATGGTTAACTAAGTTAATTTAAACAAAGAGACCATGGAAGATAATGAGATGAGTGTGCCGGTAAGTCAGACAGCTTTAAGCACAAGTAAGTTAATGTACTGAAGATACCTGTAGCTtaagttttttgtttgtcaatccgTATAGTTGCTTTGATCatatattgattaaatatttgtcTCATGGACGTTGAGATGTGTCTGAATGTCCTGAagctctctcccttctcctcaacCCACCCCTTCAAGGACTACCAGGACCAATGTTTACGGTGTATctcattttaatatgtaaatagaactgtaaaatacaagatttttgaaaagtgacataatatacgtatatatacatatatatatatatatacacatatgcacaATCTATCGTGATCCAACTACATGTATGAAATGCCTTTGTGTTTGCTTTATTGCAGCATTCGCCTGTGACTCATGCCAGGTTTTATGATTTCCATATAGACAACGACGATGTTCGGAACCAACAAGATTGGAGCAATAAGGAGTTCAATAATATGATGGTAACTATTAATTATTCCTAATTTTCTATGTCTATATAATTTCTCCATCATGTCGGACAATGGAGATGATTGGTTTTCGTATAATACACATAATATTTCAGTATGAATGTACTGGGCCCCTCTCTTGATACATacgctatatgaccaaaagtatgtggacacctgaccagcACACCTGTATTAGCTTGCTGGACCATGAGCATTAGTGTGGAGTTGACCACCCTTTTGCAGCTAGAAAAGCCCCcactcttttgggaaggctttctacaagatttttgaatgtttctgtgggaacttttgcattttctttcaaaagagcatttgtgaggccagacactgatgttggatgagaaggcccggctcgcaatctcggttctagttcatcccaaaaggtgttcgatggggctGAGGTGAGGACTCTGTGCAAGCCAGCCAATTCCAACCACACCaatctcatccaaccatgtttttataGACTTAGCTTTGTACACAGGGGGACAGTCACGCAGGAACAGTAGAGAGCCTTCCCCAAaatggtgccacaaagttggaagcatacaattgtctaaatgtctttgtatgctgcagCAATAACGTTAtcattcactggaactaaggggctcaaccagtaggcactatgcattccggtAGGTAACATTCTCCTAGCATCATTAAAACCAATATTCATCCATCAGATTTCCACATAGTAAAGTCTGATTGATCACTccagaaaacacatttccactgctcctgaGTCCAATGGTGATGTGCTTTGCACCAGCCGACACTTGGTAttgtgatctttggcttgtgtgcagttgcttggccatggaaacccatttcgacacacagtgcttgtgcttatGTTGCTGCCAGAGGCAGTCTGGAACTCTAtagtgccatgtttaaagtcactgagctcttcccTTTGTGTACACCatgagagcagccatcttaatttCCTGCATATTTATTCATCTCCGTTATATCGTCACTCTGCTGTTGTAAAGTGCGTATTGTTGTTAATTGACAaccttgggaaaaaaaagttggatATCTGCTTCGGCAAGAATCTTTCAGGTGAGTACTGTAGAGAATATGCGTGTAGCATACAtatgttaaattaataaaatacaggGATTAATACCCATTGTAACATAATACACTTACACAACCaccctctaacaccatacacttatagatatgtacatacatacacacacagtcactctaaTGCCATATACTTTCATGTGCATTAATGCACACATACCCACTCTAccaacatacatgtacacaaacatacatacatacactctctGTGATCATCCATGCAGTTTACACACTTCCCCCAACCTcccttatttacatttttaactctAAAGTTTGTCTGTTTACCCAGTTTTTGTAACCTCGCAGTACTCATAACTCTGATCATGACTTTTTATAACACACACAAGGCATCAGCTGCAATATCCTCCCTAATAATGCTTCTGGCTATCATGTAAAAAAACACTGTGTCCATTTCTTGACGTTATTATTGTTCTGCACCTGCTGATGGTAAAAGGACAAGCTACCCTCTGAGAACCTTGTGTTCCTTCTGTGAGCTGCGAGCTGATCAGCGGGATTCCCTGCTGGCATCTGACACGCTGCTATCCAGACGTCCAGTCTGATCAGCGTGATCACAGAGCAGAGGTTTGGGAACAGATTGGATGAACATGTTCATTGAACTGTTAAAGGACACTGATAGAATGGCCTTGAATGTCTCGACCAATGCTCGGCCTTGATTATGGCTCAGTTGTCTGATGATAAGCCCTGTGAGAGGTGGACAAAAAGGTTGGCCTATATTCTACAAATGGTGGAGAATGTCCCTTTTATCCTTGCTGAATCATTGATGATCAGCCATCATGGCATGAACATCATgtgacatgaaaaaataaagcgTAGTTGGATGTGCCATGATTATTCAGCAAGTTAATGTTCACCTGTTGTATATCTAGGTTGGGTGTGACTTCAAAATTCCCTAACTAGCATTGCTTTCCGCCAGagacattattattttgatttcaCAAAGCAGAGTTTTGTATGAATGGGAATAGGGcaactttacaaaaaaatagacaaaaaaaagataaatgtaaaaaagtctAGTTTTTGGGGTGTAATTGATTCTCCATGGACAATGATCGACCTTTTAGTAGGCGTTAAACCCTCCTGTGTGCTTTGactatttttccattttatggggtaaattggtcaaactattttttcaatataagtagataataaagaaaacacGAAAAGATTGATTACATTAGATTTTAGGGCATTTTTTCCCATATTTTGCAGAGTACCAGAGACTATGTATGTCATATGCAAAAATCCATGGAATTATTatgagaaaacaagaataaatatTGTTAGATTGTTATGGTGGCGATAACATGAAGGTGATCCGGACATTCAGTTTAGTGGTGACAAACAGCTTGAATGAAATAGGGAGTAAGGCTTCTACTGTACTGAGGAAAGATAGACACTGTTGACAGAATTAGGATTTGATTTATACAGCAttcttctttatttcatttCCTGATACTAAATGGGAAATAAGTAGCATGAGTCATGGCTACCCATTTTGACTTTGGAGAATCATCTGCGTGAAGTGATATGTGACCTAGTACATTTCTTATGTGTATTCCTCTGTTCTTTATTTCACAGAACCAGGATAGTCAGCTTGACTACATAAACTCTGATCACAAAGAAAAAGCAGCATATTTTGACATATTTGACTTGGCACCCGTTGGTTCCTCTGATAAGAAACTTGAGCTATTTCCAAAATGGTGTTTACCTGTAAAAGTGGCAGCTATTCTGTCactgtttgtatttatttacactttCGGCAGAGAAGTACTTCACCCTTATCTAATGTACGGCAAAAATGAATTTTACAGAACTCCCATTCTGGTGGTGAATAAAGTATTGCCAGTGGTTTCCATCACACTTTTGACTTTGGTTTATCTGCCTGGGATTTTGGCTACATGTTTCCAGCTTCACCGAGGAACAAAATACCAAAGATTTCCAAAATGGCTGGACATGTGGATGCTTAGAAGAAAACAGTTTGGACTCCTGAGTTTTTTCTACGGAGTAATGCATGCCATTTACAGCTTATCCTATCCCATGAGAAGGTCCTACAGATACCGGCTTCTGAATTGGGCATTTCAACAGGTAACATTACAGAAGAAACCTATGCTTAGATGCTTTGCTTCTCCAAAACATCAAcgcatttttattaattatcacCGTCAGATTAGCTCTTTGCTCCAAAGGTAAACATTTTTGGACCAAAGCTTTGTATAGTTTATTACAAAGATTAAGATGACAACCTTAGTATGGTATGGTAACCATGGATGTTACATTGTGATGGTGGTATGTTCTTGCTAATCACATACAATAAACCTGTTTTATGtgtaaattaatgtaaaaaaaaattgtcattcAGAAAAAAACTCAAGTTCTAAATTTAATACCAATAAAGTAATTTTTAAAATAGCAGatgtttattatcattattatttatattgtactTTCTGATCTATTGAAGGTAAAGGACCAACGAGAAAATGCGTGGATAGAACATGATGTATGGAGAATGGAAATATATGTGTCCCTTGGAATTATAGCACTTGGTATCCTGAGCCTTTTGGCCGTGTCGTCGATCCCATCTGTTGGTGCCTCACTATCATGGAGAGAGTTTCATTTCATCCAGGTAGACTAGTACTAGACTGTGGCTAATGGGTAAAATGCTAAATGGGTAAATGAGTAAAATGCATGGTAGAAGTAAGGTATATATTCTCAATTATTACGCTATGGTTTGGCTATCTCTGTCTGTGCTATGATATAACAATCAATATTAACCTGTCTCCATTCTTAACAtatcagaaaagaaaatattcttgTACAGACAGGTATAATGCAGTCAGCTGGAATTTTATCTCGGGCAGACTAGTGATTCACGCGCACCATCCAGGATCAGTTCCTCTGTACCATCCTTAAAACGCTGTCATTCCTGAAGCAGACTTTTTCAGTGTAAAACTGTTGGATTGCTGATCCCTTAATCTTTCCGACGCTTACTTAAGGATTTACGGCTTTAAACTTCGAAGTGTTTTAATTTTGGTCTGTACACTTCCCATACGAGACACGGTTTCCTTCTTTGATGTCTGGGCTACGTGCATACCATAGAATTACACGTAAAGGCCATTAAACAACTAAGTGCAGAAAGAAATTGTGCATTTAAACTATGAGACAATGTTGCGAGGATTTCAGAAAGGTTGGGCTTTCTTTACTACGTCTGATATTGATCTTGAAAACAGCTCACAGCTGTAAGCCCCCGGTTATTAACTTATTACAAGCTCTTCGGGGTAGACTGTGAAGTCTACAATCGATAATGCACTGTTTTATGTCCTCTATAGCATGCTGTcatttaaaaacagaaacagaACTTGACGGCAGATCAGAATCattcggctcatctagtctgcatGTTTGTCCTtgctgtaaaaacctcaaaGCCTACTCAGTCCTAGGTCTTACCATATATTAAGAATGGCCATATGCTATATTCCATACATGTTTGcattccatcactgtattaacctctactgcATACCCCGGAAGGCGGTTCCTGTTATCCACCATCCTCTGAAGAAGTAAATAGTAAATGCATAGGCTCAGAAGTGGAAGTGATTGGGGAACTTGTTGGGAGCTCAGAAGCAAATATCTGCCCCAGTTCCCCATCGCCTGCCATGAAAACTATGGGGCCCGTAAAATGTGgactctttttctttctccaggGACGTTCCTTTCCTTGGGGGTAGCAGAGCACTGGGGAGATGAAGCTTgacttatatatatagataaattatttaaattgtgtattacttttttgttcaatttgtgtttttctgtctAGCATTTCTGGGAAGAATTATTACGTACGGAAAGGTAGCATTTTTATATTGCACTAAATAGCAGATTAGGTCTATGTGCATGCAAAAACATGAGCGGTATgcttacataaaaaaagaaggcaTAGTGTCAGTGTCGACCATATAAACAGCTGTAATATAATgctctaaaaatgaaaacaagcgACTTTTTATTGCAAGATTAGCATGTTTAACCAGCTTTTTAGGAATCACTAAAAACAATCCTGGCCGGTCTATAAATAACGCTACCAGATCTCACCTTTCACTGAAGGCACAAAATGTACATATAACAGGGTAAAAGGATTAAGCACGCAGGGCAACAACTAGCTAAACTAGAGATTGTTATGAGGCTATAACACAAGAATGATTCACAAGTCTGGTGTACATATATCATAACACTGAAAAAACACTCTGACCACTCTGACCATAATCCAGTCCATCTTCTTGTAAAATgcatcagaataaaaaataaataaaaaaaaaacactaatgtaGTCATGTCGTCATGGGCATCTGGAGGGGGGCCACTTGCCCACCCTGGAAATGTAAAGAGGTCCACTGGGGCGGCAGCAGCAGGGGAGGAAGAAGCAATAGGCTGTTTAAGTGCAGCTCACTTCCTCTAGCTGGTCTCCCCCCTTTATACTGGCAGCTGCTCCTTTACAGGCACAGAGTTCCCACTTGGGCAGAAACACAGTTTGTATGCTGTTGACACAGGATAATGTATTATCTGAGCCAACAAAAGTAGACGATGAGGAGGAGGTAAGGAGGCATTGGGGTTAAGAGACGGGAAAGATGAGAAGGATATTTTGCCCCTCCCTCCTGGAAAAAACCTATGGAAGCCAATAGTCGTAGTATAACCTATATAAGAAATTTCAGAGCTCATTAACAATAACCTTTATTATGACATTGCCATCCCAAAAAAGATGTTTAACGTTGAACACCAAGGGAGTTTACTTGAAATAGTTGGGTATTAAATGGGAGTAACTTCTCTTTACTGAAAGAGGTGTGAAGCCCTTAGGAATCCAGGGAACTCCCCTTCCCAATAGACATAATTAAGCGTAGGGATTGCATAAAAAACCATTTGACTCCAAAGCAGCcaatttaccaaaataaaaaaaa encodes:
- the STEAP1 gene encoding metalloreductase STEAP1 isoform X1; the protein is MEDNEMSVPHSPVTHARFYDFHIDNDDVRNQQDWSNKEFNNMMNQDSQLDYINSDHKEKAAYFDIFDLAPVGSSDKKLELFPKWCLPVKVAAILSLFVFIYTFGREVLHPYLMYGKNEFYRTPILVVNKVLPVVSITLLTLVYLPGILATCFQLHRGTKYQRFPKWLDMWMLRRKQFGLLSFFYGVMHAIYSLSYPMRRSYRYRLLNWAFQQVKDQRENAWIEHDVWRMEIYVSLGIIALGILSLLAVSSIPSVGASLSWREFHFIQSKLGYLALFLCTLHAMIFAWNKWVDLSQFIGYTPPTFMLAVILPSFVLLCKVILFLPCLNRRIQKIRCGWESKHKMDNNSIMCHL
- the STEAP1 gene encoding metalloreductase STEAP1 isoform X2 encodes the protein MMNQDSQLDYINSDHKEKAAYFDIFDLAPVGSSDKKLELFPKWCLPVKVAAILSLFVFIYTFGREVLHPYLMYGKNEFYRTPILVVNKVLPVVSITLLTLVYLPGILATCFQLHRGTKYQRFPKWLDMWMLRRKQFGLLSFFYGVMHAIYSLSYPMRRSYRYRLLNWAFQQVKDQRENAWIEHDVWRMEIYVSLGIIALGILSLLAVSSIPSVGASLSWREFHFIQSKLGYLALFLCTLHAMIFAWNKWVDLSQFIGYTPPTFMLAVILPSFVLLCKVILFLPCLNRRIQKIRCGWESKHKMDNNSIMCHL